The DNA segment CACGTATGAAGAGCACTTCCCCTTCATCTCCAGAGGAAAGCTGGGAAATGGACAACAGATTGAATTCCCTGATACCGATGTCTTCAATATCGCTATGGTCATTCTTGCAATCGTCACAGCTGGTGAAATCAAAATCGCATGCAGGAATCAAATGGTCGTCAGGACAGGTGTCCGGATGTTCTAGCATATGGCAAATGGCTCTTTCAGCCTCATCGGATAGGGAATGCTCCATTTCACAGGCCTGATGATGAAGGTTTTCATCCTTGATCTTCAATACGTCCTTAAGGAATCTTTCAAGAATCCTGTGTTTTCTGGTTATCTTTTGAGCTATTTTGCTTCCCTCTTCAGTCAATGAAGCACCTTTATATGGAACATAATCGATATAGCCGATATCTTCGAGTTTCTTAAGCATTTGAGTTACACTACCTGGCGCGATGCCTAACTCCTTTGAGATGGTTGTTGTAGACACGTATGAATCCTTACTTCCAAACTTGTAAAGAACTTCCAAATACTCTTCAATGTTTTCACTGATTTCCTTAGCCATGTAGAACCTCCACTGTCTATTTGATTTAATCTTATTCTTAAGATTAATTAAACGAATTTTTAAAGTTAAAAATTACTTAATTGCTAAAATAAACATTTTTAGAAAATTTCTATATATTATATTATAGATAGAAAGTATATAAAGTTTTGGATAACCTAAAAATTATGAATTTTAAAAAAAAGAATTGAAAAAAAGATTAAAAAATAAGGATTAAAATGGAATATTTCTATAGGTACGATGCTTATGATAAGATTTTGTATTCCAATTTTTTATATTCCCCAAACTATTTCTGTAACTTGTTGCATCTGCAGAATACCATCTTCCATTGACATATATTTGAGCCCAAACATGGCCTGTAGTGATTCCAGAACCGAATTTGCATCCTTTTGCATGGGAATATCTTGCCGGAATCTTAGATGCCCTACATAGTGCTACAATCAAATTGGAATGATCGCAACAATTTCCTTTCTTGGTTTTCAATGTTTTTGCTGCTCCCTTTTTGGAGTTTGCATAATAGCTATAGTCCAAGTTATCTCGGACATAATTGAAAATGGCTGTAGCCTTTTCCAATTTGGTGGAATATTTCCCTGTAAGCTTTTTGGATAGTTTTCTAATGGATTTGGTTATTTTAGCATACCCCCCACCATATAGATATTTGCTTACAGAAAGTTTTGTATTTTGGTTTAGTCCTTTCTTAAACTGTCCTGAAGGATCAATTACACATAAAATTGAAGAATTGCTGGATGGGCCATAAACTCCATTATTGTCATAGGAAAAACGTACCTTATACTCATTTCTGCTATGATTGACTGTCAGATAAGCTATGCCCTTATCATTGGTGGTTCGTGTAAAATTCTTTCCATCAATTGTAATCTTAATTTTCTGTTTCTTTAGAATTTTCCCATCTGCCCCTTTTAAAAGCACCTTAAAGTACTTTCCCTTAAGAACTGCATACACAAGAGGCTTTGTATATGTCTTCTTATATACCGGCAATTTCATTGACAGGAAAGACTTGACATAATAATCCCCACCATTGAATGTGCAATTAAACTTAACAGATTTCCTATCTGAAGGCATTTTAATATAGACTTGACCTTTTGAATCAGTGGTTCTAGTGTATTTGACACCATCTATGTAGATAATCAGCTTTTTGTTTGATAATGGAGTGCCATTTGAAGAAACCAACTTGACAGTAAAATTGGAAGACCTGTAAGCATATTTCTTAGGAGTTTTAATAATGGTTTTCTCATATAGAATAAAGCTGGAGTTTACAGATTCACTAGCATAATAGTCCAAATCCCCATCAAAAGATACAGAAATATTATAAATACCTCTTAAACTTAAATTCAAAGGCAAAACCGCAATTCCCTCATCATCGGTTATGCTAGTTTGATTGATGAAAGTTCCTTTTGGAGTTTGAATTTTAAAATTGATCACTGCCCCAATAACTGGATTATTATCTTCATCCACTAATTTGACAGTGTAGTTTTCACAACCATATATTTCCCAGTCATCAGGAGAAATTATTTCCAATGTGGTGTTCTTCAAGATAGGGTCTTCATTTTCATTATCTGTTTCATCATCAGGATCCGCATCATCCCCATCATCATCCAAATTACCATTATCATCTAAATCATCATTTGAACTAGAATCACCATCTAGTTCATCCAAATCAGCATCTAAAACATCATTGATATCCACATCTAGAGTTTCAGATACCTCAAATGAATTTCCATCATCCATATCCTCTGCTGAAACTGCAGATACAGACAATATGAATATGAAAAGCAATAATGATAAAGCAAATTTACAATTAATAGTTACACCAACCGGAAAATACTCAAGAATATTAAAAATCATTTAATTATTAAAGTTATTAAATTATTAAAGATATTTTAAAAAACTGCTAAAAAATAAAGAGATAATACTTTTTTAAAATAATAATTGAAATTTAATAATTTGCATATATATTTAACTAAATAATCATATAAAAAATTATTCTTAACTTGAATAATAAAATTAAAAAAAATAGAAATTTTAAAAACTATTAAAAAAAGTATAAAAACTATTAAAAAAAAGTATAAAAACTATTAAAAAAAAGTATAAAAACTATAAAAAAATGATAAAAATTTTAAAAAGAGAAAAATTGAGAAAATAATTAATAAAAATAAAAAATAAAAAATTTGAATAAGAGGAAAATCCTCTTATAATCCATTTTAAATACTTTAATACTAGAACGGTACAGCAGCATAATGATTTAGATTACTGTAAAAGTTAGTATTCCAATTTTGAATATTGCCTAATCTATTTCTGACACTTGTCGCATCAGCAGAATACCAAACACCATTTACAAGTATTTGAGCCCATACATGCCCAGTGACTAAACCACTTGAGAATGTACAGCCTTTAGCGTGAGAGTATCTTGCATGAATGCCTGAAGCCCTACATAAAGCCACGACCAAACTTGCCTGGTCCACACAATTACCTGAACCGGCACTTAAGGTACCTGAAGCCCCATATTTAGAGTTCGCATAATAACTGTAATCGATTTCATCTCTTACATAATTATAGATCGCTTGAGCCTTTGCCTCAGTGCTATTCAAACCATTAGTCAATTGGGCAGCCAACTTGCTAATAGCAGGGGTAATGGCTGATTGACCAGTTCCAACCAAATATTGGCTGAGGTTTGTTTCTGTATTCTTCTCATTTAAACCTTCCTTAAATTGACTGGAATTGTAAGGTATCTTAGAAGAAACATTACCTGATGGAACTACAGAGCTTTTAAATACAGAACTTTCAAAAGTACAGTATTTAGGCAAATAATTTTTAGACTTATGGAAATCTAAGATCTTAGCAAATGAAAATGTGTATAAATCAAATTCAGCCTTACCTACTAAAGAGCCAGAACTACTATAAACCTTAGCGTAAACAGGCGGAACCTTATTGGATTCCTCATGTGATATTACCCTTTTTGTCAAATCCATATACTGGGCTTGATAGACTTTAGTGTTCATGCTATCCCCTGAGGATTTGGATTTGGACATATTGTTTGGAAGAGTAATATAATTGGAGTTACTAGCATTAATATTATAGACAGCTTTAGCCATAAGATAAGAGAACTGTGAAATACTTAGTTTCTTTTTTGCTACTGTAACAGTACTTGGCAATACGTTGTTGGAGTTAACGTAATTCTTGACATTTGTAGCCGCAGCTTCAATCTCTTTAATACTGAACCTATTTGAATTGTCCTTAACAGTAACGTTTTTAGTCAATTTTGATGCCTTATAGGATGAAGACCCCGCAAAAGAGGAAACCACAGAATATTTGCCTGCACTTAAATCAATTGTTAAGGAGGCAACACCCTTAGAGTTAGTGGTCTTTGTATAAGTTTTGCCAGATATGGTAAATGTGATTTTCTGACTAGCTATTCCTTTACCATTATTATCAACCAATGTTACTGTATAAGCATTTCCCTTATTTACACTGCTGGAATTAGCCTTAATGGATGTGGCCTTTTTAGCAGGTGCAAATGCAGAGCTTTCAAAAGTACAATAATTCGGTAAGTTGTTGTTGGATTTGTGGAAATCCAATATTTTTGCAAATGCAAATGTGTAAAGATTGAAATTTGCCTTGCCAACAACCTTATTTGAACTGTTTTTGACAGACAAATAGGACGCAGGTACTTTCTTAGATTCAATAGCTGAAAATGCCCTTTTAGCCAAATCTACATATTGAGCCTTATAGACAGTAGATTTTAATGAATATGTAGAAGAATTACCATTTGAAACACCGCTTGGAAGAAGAATATCTCCCTTATTATTGGAATTCAGATTTGATACTGCTTTTGATGAAAGATAACTGAACTCGGATATCTTAAGAGTTCTGTCACCTACCTTCACGGTATTCGGCAATCTCTGATTCTTTGAAACATAATTCTTGACATTTGTAGCCGCAGCTTCAATCTCCTTCACTGTGAAAAAGTTTGGATTCTTCAAAACAGTCAAGCTTACAGACAATTTAGAAGATTTGTAAACTTTTGATCCTGCATAGGAAGTCACCATAGAGTATTTTCCTTCCCTCAAGTTTATTTGAAGATAAGCAGAACCTTTGCTATCTGTTGTCAAGGTATAAGTCTTGCTGTTGATATTGAAACTGACTTTCTGACCAGATAAAGCTTTACCACTGCTATCAGTTAAGGTAATCTTATAGTTATTTCCTCTAGTTAGAGAATTTGAACTTCCTTTAATAGCTGTGGCCTTTAAGCTAGCGGCATTATTGATTGCAGAGCTTTCAAAAGTACAATAATTCGGCAAATTATTATTAGATTTGTGGAAATCCAATATTTTTGCAAATGCAAATGTGTAAAGATTGAAATTTGCCTTTCCAACAACCTTATTTGAACTGTTTTTAACAGACAAATAGGACGCAGGTACTTTCTTAGATTCAATAGCTGAAAATGCCCTTTTAGCCAAATCTACATATTGAGCCTTATAAACAGTAGATTTTAATGAATGAGTAGAAGAATTGCCATTAGAGATACCGGATATTAAAAGAATATCCCCAGTATTTTTGGAATTTAAGTTAGATACCAACTTTGAAGCGAGATAATTGAACTCAGATATTTTTAGAGTCCTGTCCCTCACTTTAACGGTGTTCGGCAATTTCTTGTTCTTTGAAACATAATTCTTGACATTTGTAGCTGCGGCTTCAATCTCGGCAACTGTAAAGAAGTCAGGATTCTTCTTGACAGTCAATGTCACAGACAGGCTTGAAGCGCTGTATGCATTTGATCCTGCAAAGGAAGTCACCATAGCGTATTTTCCTTCCCTCAAGTTTATTTGAAGATAAGCAGAACCTTTGCTATCTGTAGTCAATGAATAAGTCTTTCCATTGATCTTGAAGCTGACT comes from the Methanobrevibacter sp. genome and includes:
- a CDS encoding transglutaminase domain-containing protein, encoding MISIKNLALLLAVMLMGFFLISSASAMDVDDSVSMADSNDLSGSSVSSNIDNGLAGVSSDGDSGQNDLESYDAGSSNVNSENEVLSTDNTVEDSDLEYDSVGKSSKSVLGASLQSDSSSLQASAKTKTAIKGSSTTLTRGKNYKITLSDSSGKALSGQKVSFKINGKTYSLTTDSKGSAYLQINLREGKYAMVTSFAGSNAYSASSLSVTLTVKKNPDFFTVAEIEAAATNVKNYVSKNKKLPNTVKVRDRTLKISEFNYLASKLVSNLNSKNTGDILLISGISNGNSSTHSLKSTVYKAQYVDLAKRAFSAIESKKVPASYLSVKNSSNKVVGKANFNLYTFAFAKILDFHKSNNNLPNYCTFESSAINNAASLKATAIKGSSNSLTRGNNYKITLTDSSGKALSGQKVSFNINSKTYTLTTDSKGSAYLQINLREGKYSMVTSYAGSKVYKSSKLSVSLTVLKNPNFFTVKEIEAAATNVKNYVSKNQRLPNTVKVGDRTLKISEFSYLSSKAVSNLNSNNKGDILLPSGVSNGNSSTYSLKSTVYKAQYVDLAKRAFSAIESKKVPASYLSVKNSSNKVVGKANFNLYTFAFAKILDFHKSNNNLPNYCTFESSAFAPAKKATSIKANSSSVNKGNAYTVTLVDNNGKGIASQKITFTISGKTYTKTTNSKGVASLTIDLSAGKYSVVSSFAGSSSYKASKLTKNVTVKDNSNRFSIKEIEAAATNVKNYVNSNNVLPSTVTVAKKKLSISQFSYLMAKAVYNINASNSNYITLPNNMSKSKSSGDSMNTKVYQAQYMDLTKRVISHEESNKVPPVYAKVYSSSGSLVGKAEFDLYTFSFAKILDFHKSKNYLPKYCTFESSVFKSSVVPSGNVSSKIPYNSSQFKEGLNEKNTETNLSQYLVGTGQSAITPAISKLAAQLTNGLNSTEAKAQAIYNYVRDEIDYSYYANSKYGASGTLSAGSGNCVDQASLVVALCRASGIHARYSHAKGCTFSSGLVTGHVWAQILVNGVWYSADATSVRNRLGNIQNWNTNFYSNLNHYAAVPF
- a CDS encoding metal-dependent transcriptional regulator codes for the protein MAKEISENIEEYLEVLYKFGSKDSYVSTTTISKELGIAPGSVTQMLKKLEDIGYIDYVPYKGASLTEEGSKIAQKITRKHRILERFLKDVLKIKDENLHHQACEMEHSLSDEAERAICHMLEHPDTCPDDHLIPACDFDFTSCDDCKNDHSDIEDIGIREFNLLSISQLSSGDEGEVLFIRGGDDSLSDAMNLGINIGSKVRISDSIGSNYNVFLEDSIIEVSKDLANNIFVKTL
- a CDS encoding transglutaminase domain-containing protein gives rise to the protein MIFNILEYFPVGVTINCKFALSLLLFIFILSVSAVSAEDMDDGNSFEVSETLDVDINDVLDADLDELDGDSSSNDDLDDNGNLDDDGDDADPDDETDNENEDPILKNTTLEIISPDDWEIYGCENYTVKLVDEDNNPVIGAVINFKIQTPKGTFINQTSITDDEGIAVLPLNLSLRGIYNISVSFDGDLDYYASESVNSSFILYEKTIIKTPKKYAYRSSNFTVKLVSSNGTPLSNKKLIIYIDGVKYTRTTDSKGQVYIKMPSDRKSVKFNCTFNGGDYYVKSFLSMKLPVYKKTYTKPLVYAVLKGKYFKVLLKGADGKILKKQKIKITIDGKNFTRTTNDKGIAYLTVNHSRNEYKVRFSYDNNGVYGPSSNSSILCVIDPSGQFKKGLNQNTKLSVSKYLYGGGYAKITKSIRKLSKKLTGKYSTKLEKATAIFNYVRDNLDYSYYANSKKGAAKTLKTKKGNCCDHSNLIVALCRASKIPARYSHAKGCKFGSGITTGHVWAQIYVNGRWYSADATSYRNSLGNIKNWNTKSYHKHRTYRNIPF